A section of the Dehalobacter sp. DCM genome encodes:
- a CDS encoding putative ABC transporter permease, with the protein MAVGLDLILYFSLYSFAGWVLETMFASLEQKKFVNRGFLNGCFCPIYGFGAVMIILLSKWADPLFPDKALYLAIYLLFIVFLVTVLEFVTGYLLEKIFHCKWWDYSNYPDNLCGYVSLRFSLLWGVLAFLLIKIVQPEVSATAAWIPTEFKGYLVLVLAAYFLIDTTKTVIDTLDLREVVLNYANVPINHYRKIIYHNKRFFFAFPRLLILNAGSINHDIRSILNERFNKIKLELKNRFQSF; encoded by the coding sequence ATGGCAGTTGGCTTAGACTTAATTTTATATTTTTCTCTCTATTCCTTTGCAGGTTGGGTATTGGAAACGATGTTTGCCAGTCTGGAGCAAAAGAAGTTTGTCAACAGGGGGTTTTTGAACGGATGTTTTTGCCCGATTTATGGCTTTGGTGCGGTAATGATCATCTTATTATCAAAGTGGGCTGACCCATTATTTCCGGATAAAGCACTATACCTTGCCATATACCTGCTGTTTATTGTGTTCCTGGTAACGGTTCTGGAATTTGTTACGGGATATTTGCTGGAAAAGATCTTTCACTGCAAATGGTGGGATTATAGTAACTATCCGGATAATCTGTGCGGATACGTTTCACTCCGATTTTCACTGCTATGGGGAGTGCTGGCTTTCTTACTTATAAAAATTGTTCAGCCGGAAGTTTCGGCTACGGCTGCATGGATACCGACTGAGTTCAAAGGGTATCTCGTTTTGGTCTTAGCGGCGTATTTCCTTATCGATACGACAAAAACGGTGATTGATACCCTGGATCTGAGGGAAGTGGTCTTAAATTATGCGAATGTCCCGATCAATCATTATCGTAAAATAATTTATCATAATAAACGTTTCTTTTTTGCTTTTCCGCGCTTGCTGATTTTGAATGCAGGCAGCATCAACCACGATATCAGGAGTATCTTGAATGAGCGGTTTAACAAAATTAAGCTGGAACTCAAAAACCGGTTCCAATCATTTTGA